From Ignavibacterium sp.:
AAAGACTGAATATTCTGGTTGATAATGATAAACCGGCTGGCGGCAAATGGAGCTTTGATGAAGATAACAGAAAGAAACTTCCTTCTAACATAAAACTTCCGTCAATTAATTTTCCCGAAATATCAGACTTTGTTGTTGAAGCAATAGAATATGTTGAAAAATATTTCCCGGATAATCCTGGTAACAGTTTTGATTTTCAATATCCGGTAACATTTGAACAAGCCGAAGATTGGTTAAATGATTTTCTTGAGCACAGATTAGAACTTTTTGGTGATTATGAAGATGCAATTGATAAAACTGAGAATTTTCTGTTTCACTCATTGTTATCTCCGTTGGTTAATTCAGGGCTATTAACTCCAACTCAGATAGTAAATCAGGCAATTGAAATTTCCAAGAAGAAAAATATTCCATTAAATTCTTTAGAAGGTTTTATCCGGCAGATTATTGGCTGGCGTGAATATATTCGTGCAATTTATTTGCTCGAAGGAGTAAAACAGCGAACAACCAATTATTTTGGTTTTCATAAAAAAATGCCCAAAGCATTTTATGATGCCAATACAGGAATTGAACCTGTTGATAATGTCATTAAGAAAGTTCTTGATAATGCATATTCACACCACATTGAAAGATTGATGATACTGGGAAATTTTATGTTGCTCTGTGAAATCAATCCGAATGAAGTTTACAAATGGTTTATGGAAATGTACATTGATGCTTATGATTGGGTAATGGTTCCTAATGTTTATGGAATGAGTCAGTATGCTGATGGTGGATTGATCTGTACTAAACCTTACATCTCATCTTCCAACTATATCAGAAAAATGAGTAATTTTGATAAAGCTGATTGGTGTGAAATCTGGGATGCGTTATTCTGGAGATTTATTTATAAGCATAAGAAAGTCTTTGAAAAAAATCCGAGAATGAGTATGATGGTTGTACAGTTGAATAAAATGGATGGAGCAAAACTCAACAGACATCTGAAAATTGCAGATTCATTCCTAAAAAAAATATTTAATAATGGTTAACGAAAAAAGAGTTCGGCTACTTCAAAAAGGAAATGAAACTCCCGGTCCGATTGTTTATTGGATGAGCAGAGATCAGCGAGTTCACGATAACTGGGCTTTAATATTTTCTCAGCAACTCGCATTAGAGAGACAAAAACCACTCCTAGTTTTATTTAATCTCGTTCCGAATTTTCTGGAAGCAACAATCAGACAGTATGGTTTTATGCTGAAAGGAATTGAGCAATTAGAAGTGGAACTAAAGAAGTACAAAATTCCTTTCGTCCTTTCACTCGGAAATCCTGAAAAAGAAATTCCTGATTTTCTGAAAAGGATAAATGCAGCAATTCTGGTTAGTGACTTTGACCCTCTAAGGATCAAAAGAATCTGGAAACGGGATGTTGCTAAAAAAATTTCCATACCTTTTTATGAAGTTGATGCTCATAATATCGTTCCTTGTCTTTATGTTTCGAATAAAGTTGAGTTTGGTGCTTACACAATTAGACCGAAAATTCACAAAGCACTTCCGGAATTTCTTGATGAATTTCCCAAGCTGAAGGTTATGAAAAATCACGAATTAAATTATGAATCTATTGATTGGTCTAAAGCAGAGAAATCTCTGAATATAAATCTTGATGTAAAAGAAATTGACTGGCTAATACCGGGAGAAGCAAATGCTCAGAAAGTATTGAAAGATTTTCTGGAAAACATATTCGATAATTATGCAGAAGATAGAAACGATCCAAATAAAAATGCTTTATCTAATCTTTCACCATACTTGCATTTTGGACAAATCTCAGCACAAAGAATTGCGCTAACAGTAGAACAATTTTATGGAAATCATCCTTCTGCACAATCCTTTCTTGAAGAACTAATTGTAAGAAGAGAATTATCTGATAATTTTTGTTACTTCAATCCAAAATACGATTCATTTGATGGATTTCCCGATTGGGCAAAGAACACACTTAATGAGCACAGAAAAGATAAAAGAGAATTTGTTTATTCGCTTGAAGATTTTGAGCAAGCAAAAACTCACGAAGATTTATGGAATGCTGCTCAACTTGAAATGGTAAAAACCGGAAAGATGCACGGTTATATGAGAATGTACTGGGCAAAAAAAATTCTTGAATGGAGTAAATCACCAGAGGATGCATTAAAGATTGCAATTTATCTTAATGATAAATATGAGCTTGATGGCAGAGATCCGAATGGCTATGTTGGTTGTGCCTGGTCAGTTGGTGGAGTTCATGATCGTGCTTGGACAGAAAGACCAGTTTTTGGTAAAATCAGATATATGAATCTAAACGGTGCAAAAAGGAAATTTGATGTTGATTCGTATATAAAAAAATTTATCAGCTAAACAGGTTATTTTTTCAAATTTATTCTCAATTTGGGGCAAATAAATATTCCACAGCTTTAATTTTCTTCAATAATCGAATTTTTAACTCGGTATAATCTTTGGGAAATAAAATTAACCTAAAATAAAAGGAGTTTTGGTTTCCCGGGGATATTATGAAAAATTACTCACAAAAACTGCAGTTAAAACTCACCATTGAATTTGCAATCTTTTTCATAATCGTATCAGCCGTAATTTATGTTTTTACTACCGATAAATTTGAAACCGACCTCAAAGAAAAGTTTGAATATAAAGCTTCTATTTTCGCAAACTACTTAGAACAAAATCCTCAATTCTTTTGGACTGACTCAATTGATAATAAAGAACTTTTACAAAGATTAGCCGAGCTCAATAATGCTGAGTACCTTGTAATTGAAAACAGTCGAGGAAAACTTATTGATGCAATAAATCTTGATGTGGCAGAAAAATATCTTTACATAAGATCAGATGTAGAAGGTGGAATCTCTGCAGATAAACAGATTTATAGAATTGCTAAACAACTCTATCCGACAAAAATTCTTGCTGGTAAATTTTATGCAGGGTTTAAGGCATCAGAACAGATATCGAAGTTAGAAAGAATAAAACTTTTAACTGCACTTTTCAGCTTAACCGTTTTGCTGACTGGAATAATAATTACTTATATCCTCAGTTTACTTTCATTCAGACCAATTCTTGCAATTATTGAAGCTTTAGACCGAACTATAAAGGGTAACTATACGGTAAAAATTAAGTATGAAGGTAAGAATGAATTAGGATTGCTTGTTGACAAAATAAATGATGTTCTTGATGAGTTACAGAAAAAAGCTGAGAACAATGAAAAACTTGATCAGAAAATAACTGATGTTCTTCGGGAAAGATTATCTGAAGTTGGAGCGGAAATTTCCGAACAGGAATATGCAAAACGAATATTGAAGAAGAGTGAAGAGCAATTCAAACTTCTTTTTGAAAATGCACCAATTGGAATGGTTATCATATCGTCTGAAGGAAGAATAATGAGCATTAATAAATCCTTCTGTGATACTCTGGATTATGATAACGAAGAATTGCTTGGTGTGCCAATCAAATACCTTTTTGAAAAAGATGAAATTCCATTTTACATAATAAAGAATAGTAAGAATGAAAGTGTAATCAGAATTTCTGATATCAATTCTGAAAAGAAATTGATTAAAAAAGATGGTAAAGAAATAAATGTAATAGTGAAATCCGTTGGTGTAGAAGATGAGAATGGTGATATTGACCATTATATAATGCAGTTGCTTGATATAACTGCAATTAAACGTGCTCAGCAGGAATTGATTAAAGCTCTCGAAAGAGCAGAGCAGTCTGATAAACTCAAAACTGCTTTTCTTGCTCAGATGTCACACGAAATCAGAACACCATTAAATGTAATCTTAACTTCAATTCCACTGTTTGAAGATTTAATTCCCGAGGGTGACGATGAAATGAAAGTAATCCTTGACTCAGTTAAAAGTGCCGGCAAGAGATTACATAGAACTATTGATATGATTTTGAATATGTCTTCTGTCCAAAGTGGTAATTATAAACCTCATTACGAAAGTTTCAGTTTATCTGATGATCTGAAGAAATTAACAGAAGAGTTCCGTTCATTAAGTGAAGACAAAGGACTTACACTTAACTTCACAAATCTTGCAGGTAGTACTTTTATTACTGCTGACAGATATACAGTAAATCAGATTTTCCAGAATCTTATTGGTAATGCAATCAAATACACACAAAAAGGATTTATTGATGTAATATTAAGAGAGCAGCCAAATAAAAAACTTAAAGTTGAAGTACGTGATACCGGAATCGGAATGAGTAAGGAATATCTCCAAAATATTTTCACTCCATTTTCTCAGGAGCATTCCGGCCATAAGAGAGAATATGAAGGCAATGGACTTGGTTTGGCTTTAGTTAAAAAATATGCAGAAATAAATCATGCGGAAATTCATGTTGAAAGTGAAAAGGGTAAAGGTTCTGTATTTTCTGTTGTATTCGATAGAGAAATTGATTTATCAGTCCTGAAAAATCTAGATAATACAAAAGAGGTTGAAAAGAAATAGATTTCAAATCTCACATCTGATTATCCTATCTTCATTATATTTGCACACCTGAATTATCCGATAAATTAACCATAAGGTTTTATAATGTTTAAAGTCGTTTTGATAAAAGGCGATGGCATTGGACCAGAAATAGCGGATGCTGTTGTCAGAATTTTTGATGCTGCTAAAGTTCCAATAACCTGGATTGAAAAACAGGCGGGATTAAATGTAATTGAAAAACATCCAACAGGAATTCCCGAAGATACATTAGAAGCTATTCAGACATATAAAGTTGCGCTTAAAGGACCAACTACCACTCCGGTTGGAACAGGGCATAAATCTGTAAATGTAACTTTGCGAAAATCACTTGAGTTGTATGCTAATGTTCGTCCTGCAAAGTCATTACCTGGTGTAAGAACAAGATTTGATAATGTGGATTTAATAATTGTTCGTGAGAATATTGAGGACACTTACGGTGGCATTGAACACCATCAAACAGCAGATGTTGCACAAGGATTAAAATTAATTACTCGTCCGGGTTCAATCAGAATCGCAAAATATGCTTTTGAAATGGCAAGACTTTATGGAAGAAAAAAGGTTATGGCAGTTCATAAAGCAAATATTCATAAGCTGACAGATGGTCTTTTTCTCAAATGTTTTTATGAAGTTGCAAAAGATTATCCGGAAATTCAATCAAGCGATTTAATTGTTGATAATACCTGTATGCAGCTCGTAACAAATCCTGAAAGATTTGATGTTTTGGTTCTTCCGAATTT
This genomic window contains:
- a CDS encoding ATP-binding protein yields the protein MKNYSQKLQLKLTIEFAIFFIIVSAVIYVFTTDKFETDLKEKFEYKASIFANYLEQNPQFFWTDSIDNKELLQRLAELNNAEYLVIENSRGKLIDAINLDVAEKYLYIRSDVEGGISADKQIYRIAKQLYPTKILAGKFYAGFKASEQISKLERIKLLTALFSLTVLLTGIIITYILSLLSFRPILAIIEALDRTIKGNYTVKIKYEGKNELGLLVDKINDVLDELQKKAENNEKLDQKITDVLRERLSEVGAEISEQEYAKRILKKSEEQFKLLFENAPIGMVIISSEGRIMSINKSFCDTLDYDNEELLGVPIKYLFEKDEIPFYIIKNSKNESVIRISDINSEKKLIKKDGKEINVIVKSVGVEDENGDIDHYIMQLLDITAIKRAQQELIKALERAEQSDKLKTAFLAQMSHEIRTPLNVILTSIPLFEDLIPEGDDEMKVILDSVKSAGKRLHRTIDMILNMSSVQSGNYKPHYESFSLSDDLKKLTEEFRSLSEDKGLTLNFTNLAGSTFITADRYTVNQIFQNLIGNAIKYTQKGFIDVILREQPNKKLKVEVRDTGIGMSKEYLQNIFTPFSQEHSGHKREYEGNGLGLALVKKYAEINHAEIHVESEKGKGSVFSVVFDREIDLSVLKNLDNTKEVEKK
- a CDS encoding cryptochrome/photolyase family protein, producing the protein MNEITLIFPHQLFRNHPAIEKSRIIYLIEDPLFFKDVRYPLSFHKKKLVFHRASMKAYEKYLLDNGYEVVYINYSNFGKDVRSNYLSTIFNKVKVSSFHYADVTDFILEKRLQKMSKNIDKVLVRYESPMFLTDEKFLKEFFSMQKTYLMASFYIEQRKRLNILVDNDKPAGGKWSFDEDNRKKLPSNIKLPSINFPEISDFVVEAIEYVEKYFPDNPGNSFDFQYPVTFEQAEDWLNDFLEHRLELFGDYEDAIDKTENFLFHSLLSPLVNSGLLTPTQIVNQAIEISKKKNIPLNSLEGFIRQIIGWREYIRAIYLLEGVKQRTTNYFGFHKKMPKAFYDANTGIEPVDNVIKKVLDNAYSHHIERLMILGNFMLLCEINPNEVYKWFMEMYIDAYDWVMVPNVYGMSQYADGGLICTKPYISSSNYIRKMSNFDKADWCEIWDALFWRFIYKHKKVFEKNPRMSMMVVQLNKMDGAKLNRHLKIADSFLKKIFNNG
- a CDS encoding deoxyribodipyrimidine photo-lyase, translating into MVNEKRVRLLQKGNETPGPIVYWMSRDQRVHDNWALIFSQQLALERQKPLLVLFNLVPNFLEATIRQYGFMLKGIEQLEVELKKYKIPFVLSLGNPEKEIPDFLKRINAAILVSDFDPLRIKRIWKRDVAKKISIPFYEVDAHNIVPCLYVSNKVEFGAYTIRPKIHKALPEFLDEFPKLKVMKNHELNYESIDWSKAEKSLNINLDVKEIDWLIPGEANAQKVLKDFLENIFDNYAEDRNDPNKNALSNLSPYLHFGQISAQRIALTVEQFYGNHPSAQSFLEELIVRRELSDNFCYFNPKYDSFDGFPDWAKNTLNEHRKDKREFVYSLEDFEQAKTHEDLWNAAQLEMVKTGKMHGYMRMYWAKKILEWSKSPEDALKIAIYLNDKYELDGRDPNGYVGCAWSVGGVHDRAWTERPVFGKIRYMNLNGAKRKFDVDSYIKKFIS